A part of Myxococcales bacterium genomic DNA contains:
- a CDS encoding deoxynucleoside kinase encodes MSKERKYIAVAGNMGVGKSTLVQFLTAQFGGEPFYEPVDTNPYFARFFRDMKRWSFHSQIYFLTHKFRIHQQVEKKSGLIVVDRSIYEDAEIFARGLYKAQKMTKSEFELYWSLFDAMCTSLRPPDVLVYLKCDISTLKERIAKRGRKEEKSVPDAHLRLLQRRYDDWVKRINFCEVITIKNDNLDYIGDQVHQAHVIERLSKYL; translated from the coding sequence GTGAGCAAAGAGAGAAAATATATTGCGGTTGCCGGCAATATGGGAGTAGGCAAAAGCACTCTCGTGCAATTTTTAACGGCTCAGTTTGGAGGTGAGCCTTTTTATGAGCCGGTTGATACCAATCCGTATTTTGCTCGTTTTTTTAGGGACATGAAACGCTGGTCCTTTCATTCTCAAATTTATTTTTTGACCCATAAATTTCGTATTCATCAGCAGGTAGAAAAAAAATCCGGTTTGATTGTGGTGGATCGATCCATCTACGAAGATGCAGAAATTTTTGCTCGTGGTTTGTATAAAGCGCAAAAGATGACCAAGAGTGAGTTTGAACTTTATTGGAGTTTATTTGATGCCATGTGCACAAGTCTTCGTCCGCCTGATGTATTGGTTTATTTGAAATGCGACATAAGCACATTAAAGGAGCGCATCGCGAAACGAGGGCGCAAAGAAGAAAAATCAGTACCAGATGCCCACTTAAGACTTTTACAGCGGCGCTACGATGATTGGGTAAAGCGGATTAATTTTTGTGAAGTTATCACCATCAAAAACGATAATCTCGATTATATCGGTGATCAAGTGCACCAAGCTCATGTGATTGAGCGTTTATCAAAATATCTGTAA
- a CDS encoding RluA family pseudouridine synthase, whose product MQTKLIVLQQGPHHVAVFKPHNIAVVGGPGVVRPTLLDLVRDRFGKSIYAVHRLDRVTSGITLFARSIFAKHALENAFKKRLVHKTYWAIVEGKPEFKKITVDKKLKRFDAKGKKTRPMAFQTISDEGESALTHFNVLKQINEKFCLIEAQPITGRTHQIRVHLQYLGHPIVGDKLYGATSLCAPHTIALCAVGLDFPLPKGKKESIDARKLFEIKNYIEY is encoded by the coding sequence ATGCAGACTAAACTTATTGTTTTACAGCAAGGGCCTCATCATGTTGCGGTTTTCAAGCCGCACAATATTGCTGTGGTAGGAGGCCCTGGCGTTGTACGCCCCACTCTGCTCGATCTTGTACGCGATCGTTTTGGAAAAAGCATTTATGCTGTTCATAGACTCGATCGAGTGACCTCAGGTATCACACTTTTTGCGCGCTCTATTTTTGCTAAACATGCCCTCGAAAATGCTTTTAAAAAAAGGTTGGTCCATAAAACTTATTGGGCAATTGTTGAGGGAAAACCAGAGTTTAAAAAAATTACAGTTGATAAAAAACTCAAACGATTTGATGCCAAAGGAAAAAAAACTCGACCAATGGCTTTTCAAACTATCAGCGATGAGGGTGAAAGCGCCCTCACCCATTTCAATGTTCTTAAACAAATCAATGAAAAATTTTGCTTGATCGAGGCTCAACCAATCACTGGTCGCACGCATCAGATACGTGTTCATCTGCAATACTTGGGCCACCCTATTGTGGGTGATAAACTCTACGGTGCAACTTCTCTATGCGCCCCTCACACCATAGCCTTGTGCGCGGTGGGTTTGGATTTTCCCCTTCCCAAAGGAAAAAAAGAATCCATCGATGCTCGTAAGCTCTTTGAAATCAAAAACTATATTGAATATTAG
- a CDS encoding bifunctional proline dehydrogenase/L-glutamate gamma-semialdehyde dehydrogenase, which yields MHQFEPLVLTEGKEIFAALKNEKESLFDKNYWTGRMMDWVMKDPNFKIDLFRFVDVLPVLTDKDQVSKHIEEYLLQKNREIPLLMGTAFKAASFSFARGMASSIIKKNVCEMAQKFIIGENLASASKQLSKLAKQGFSFTIDLLGEKTLSNEEANFYLDHYTNLIKELPKVLDCTSKEPPNISIKVSALCPNLKEEAPHFFVEQLKSKVIPLLKLAHSNNVFINFDVESYQSHEIISLLFHQIALEDEFSCWPHLGIVVQAYLKNSKRHLSELIDIAKQRKTPFSIRLVKGAYWDYEVVKAQQFGHECPVFLDKFKTDQNYEFLSKILLDNSEFVRPCFASHNIRSLAHAIAYAKNKNIPINHYEIQMLYGMAESERKVFQQRGHHVRLYMPIGEMLPGMSYLVRRLLENTSQMSFVKKKQHDHENEEYLLQAPNGEELPQNEKQNKFQNEHMLDFTQTSVRKNFSQALQDIKKQFPIKIPIIINGDKHVSNQNLSTRCPSDTTIDIAQIDLATQEHASNAVAQSVKSFSRLSTLDIKERLRHLNNLAIILERDRFKLAALICYEVGKTWAEADADVAEAIDFCCYYALCADTELNPPLIGQVGGEENNLVYQARGPALIIAPWNFPLAILCGMSVAAYVCGNPIIMKPAEQSCSTAYFLYQSMIEAGFLSDSVQFLPSKGEEIGPYLVAHPEIANICFTGSMEVGHQIERLAHNVSHEQVQMKRVIAEMGGKNAIIIDDDADLDEAVFGVLKSAFSYAGQKCSAASKVIVLNSIADQFIDRIKAATQSIIVDSALLPMTFMGPVIDEEAQMRLKEKIKMLREDEKIKSIYIGENKNLGFFVPPAIFLVEDQNHWLMQEELFGPILALYKAKDLEHALMVANNTRFALTGALFSRSPQNIAKAKSLFRVGNLYINQKCTGAMVNRQPFGGFKMSGTGIKAGGPHYLLNFVDAKVISENTMRRGFTPQISV from the coding sequence ATGCATCAGTTTGAACCATTAGTGCTAACAGAAGGCAAAGAGATTTTTGCTGCCCTAAAAAATGAAAAAGAAAGTTTATTTGATAAAAATTATTGGACTGGGCGAATGATGGATTGGGTTATGAAAGATCCCAATTTCAAAATTGATTTATTTCGCTTTGTTGATGTGCTCCCAGTTCTCACAGACAAGGATCAGGTAAGCAAACATATTGAAGAGTATCTACTGCAAAAAAATCGTGAAATTCCATTATTGATGGGCACTGCTTTCAAAGCAGCGTCATTTTCTTTTGCACGCGGCATGGCATCTTCGATCATTAAAAAAAATGTCTGTGAAATGGCTCAAAAATTTATTATCGGTGAAAATTTAGCCAGCGCCTCCAAGCAGCTGAGCAAGCTTGCCAAACAAGGTTTTAGCTTTACCATCGATCTATTAGGCGAAAAAACCTTGAGCAATGAAGAAGCAAATTTCTATCTTGATCACTATACAAATCTCATCAAGGAACTTCCTAAAGTACTCGATTGCACCAGCAAGGAGCCCCCCAATATTTCCATCAAGGTCTCCGCTCTTTGTCCCAATCTCAAAGAAGAAGCTCCGCATTTTTTTGTTGAACAGCTCAAATCAAAAGTAATTCCTCTTCTTAAGCTCGCTCACTCAAACAATGTCTTCATTAATTTTGATGTGGAAAGCTATCAAAGCCACGAAATAATCTCACTCTTGTTCCACCAAATTGCTCTTGAAGATGAATTCTCCTGTTGGCCTCATTTGGGAATTGTCGTTCAAGCCTATCTGAAAAATTCCAAGCGCCATCTTTCAGAGCTTATAGATATCGCCAAACAACGCAAAACTCCATTCAGTATTCGCTTGGTAAAAGGAGCTTATTGGGATTACGAGGTAGTAAAAGCTCAGCAGTTTGGTCATGAATGCCCGGTGTTTTTAGACAAATTTAAAACTGATCAAAATTATGAATTTTTGTCAAAAATTCTTTTGGATAACAGTGAGTTTGTGCGCCCTTGCTTCGCTAGTCACAACATTCGTTCGCTGGCCCACGCTATAGCCTACGCAAAAAATAAAAACATACCCATCAACCATTATGAAATTCAAATGCTCTACGGTATGGCTGAATCTGAACGCAAAGTATTTCAACAAAGAGGCCACCATGTACGTCTTTATATGCCGATCGGTGAAATGCTTCCAGGTATGTCATATTTGGTTCGGCGTCTTTTAGAAAATACTTCACAAATGAGTTTTGTGAAAAAAAAGCAGCATGATCATGAAAACGAAGAATATCTTTTGCAAGCTCCTAACGGCGAAGAGTTACCACAAAATGAAAAACAAAATAAATTTCAAAACGAGCACATGCTTGATTTTACTCAAACAAGTGTACGAAAAAATTTCTCCCAGGCCCTTCAAGATATAAAAAAACAATTTCCCATTAAAATCCCTATCATCATTAATGGTGATAAACATGTATCAAATCAAAACTTATCCACTCGATGCCCAAGCGATACCACCATCGATATTGCTCAGATAGATTTGGCCACTCAAGAGCATGCTAGCAATGCCGTAGCACAAAGTGTGAAAAGTTTTTCTCGACTGAGCACTCTTGATATCAAAGAGCGCTTGCGGCACCTCAATAATTTGGCAATTATTTTGGAGCGTGACCGCTTCAAACTGGCAGCACTTATTTGCTACGAGGTTGGTAAAACTTGGGCTGAGGCCGACGCAGATGTAGCTGAAGCTATCGATTTTTGTTGTTATTATGCTCTTTGTGCCGATACTGAACTAAACCCACCTCTAATTGGTCAGGTTGGTGGCGAAGAAAACAACCTGGTTTATCAGGCCAGAGGCCCTGCACTTATTATCGCACCTTGGAATTTTCCACTCGCCATTCTGTGCGGAATGAGCGTGGCAGCCTACGTTTGCGGTAATCCCATTATCATGAAACCAGCAGAACAATCATGCTCAACCGCCTATTTTCTTTATCAGAGCATGATCGAAGCTGGTTTTTTGAGTGATTCTGTACAATTTTTACCAAGCAAAGGCGAAGAGATTGGCCCTTATCTGGTAGCTCATCCTGAAATCGCCAACATCTGTTTTACCGGTAGCATGGAAGTAGGTCATCAAATCGAACGCTTGGCCCACAATGTTTCCCATGAGCAAGTTCAAATGAAAAGAGTGATTGCTGAGATGGGTGGCAAAAATGCCATTATTATTGATGATGATGCTGATTTAGATGAAGCAGTATTTGGGGTTCTAAAAAGCGCCTTTTCTTATGCTGGGCAAAAATGTTCGGCCGCCTCAAAAGTTATTGTTCTTAACTCTATCGCAGACCAATTTATTGATCGCATCAAAGCTGCAACTCAAAGCATCATCGTCGACAGTGCGCTTTTACCAATGACTTTCATGGGTCCTGTTATTGATGAAGAAGCTCAGATGCGACTAAAAGAAAAAATTAAAATGTTGCGGGAAGATGAAAAAATTAAAAGCATCTACATTGGTGAAAATAAAAATTTAGGTTTTTTTGTCCCACCTGCTATTTTTTTGGTTGAAGACCAAAACCATTGGCTTATGCAAGAGGAACTTTTTGGACCCATTTTAGCACTCTATAAAGCAAAAGATCTCGAACATGCGCTCATGGTAGCTAACAATACTCGCTTTGCACTTACAGGGGCTTTGTTTTCTCGAAGCCCACAAAATATTGCCAAAGCTAAATCCCTATTCAGAGTAGGTAATCTGTATATTAATCAAAAGTGCACAGGGGCTATGGTCAACCGCCAGCCCTTTGGAGGCTTTAAGATGAGCGGAACGGGCATCAAGGCTGGAGGACCTCATTATCTGCTCAATTTTGTTGATGCTAAGGTCATCAGCGAAAACACCATGAGGCGTGGTTTTACTCCCCAGATATCTGTTTGA
- a CDS encoding thrombospondin type 3 repeat-containing protein, whose translation MNYMFTLFFSFYLVAENGVSNCLINSVEKNIYNSGVIHGVEKFFLVDPDADGDGVCDELDLCPGGDDNLDSDGDGIANYCDNCPLVHNLDQVDSDEDRVGDACDNCSQVSNSDQNDKDADGVGDQCDTCTDSDQDGFGDPGSPNNTCEEDNCPYKYNPDQNDTDGDGMGDACDICPAGDNSADEDSDGIPDGCDYCPANASNDCTAALDDADGDAIPDNWDNCPSDANASQSDYDGDGIGDACDTCTDIDGDGVGDAGFTNTTCSVGNGPDNCPFKANPSQTDTDLDSMGDACDICPAGDNSADEDSDGIPDGCDYCPANASNDCTAALDDADGDAIPDNWDNCPSDANASQSDYDGDGIGDACDTCTDIDGDGVGDAGFTNTTCSVGNGPDNCPFKANPSQSDSDLDSMGDACDICPAGDNSADEDSDGIPDGCDYCPGNASNDCTAALDDTDGDAVPDNWDNCPSDANASQSDYDGDGIGDACDTCTDIDGDGVGDAGFTNTTCSVGNGPDNCPFKANPSQSDSDLDSMGDACDICPGSVSNDCTAALSDTDGDAVPDNWDNCPSDANASQSDYDGDGIGDACDTCTDIDGDGVGDAGFTNTTCSVGNGPDNCPFKFNPTQTDMDMDGMGDACDICPAGDNDIDEDGDGIADACDYCLGDASNVCTELLGDVDSDGVPDEWDNCPSVDNGTQADYDSDSIGDACDLCNDIDNDGVGDPGFFNPSCPVSLFNEICADNPDSLECIRLEVIDNCPFQNNPDQKDTDGDGIGDACDICPAGDNDLDEDGDGIADACDFCLGDASNTCTAALSDTDGDGIPNNWDNCPSLSNFYQADRDGDGIGDACDDCTDSDSDGIRDPNTPNDNCENSAVDNCPFDANPDQSDIDNDSIGDLCDKCPADADYLNSENDESDIDGDGICNSIDICKEDPQNQCLSFADIDGDKIPDDWDNCRSIFNPKQGDRDDDGIGNECDPCTDFDGDGLGDPGYPRNSCPVDNCTFEPNPDQLDSDDDGKGDACDFDDPPINKEYYIAPPPPVVPSPIDENVSKNPKFDFENNNEQQADHETNYQNSYKEKNTKEREQQLGRKNKNSSSGCSMNKAQQTETESLLSTIVLIMFYILRQHRNKIKQR comes from the coding sequence GTGAATTATATGTTTACACTGTTTTTTTCTTTTTACTTGGTGGCTGAAAATGGTGTAAGTAATTGCTTGATTAATAGTGTTGAAAAAAACATATATAATAGTGGTGTAATACATGGTGTTGAAAAATTCTTTTTGGTCGATCCTGATGCTGATGGCGATGGGGTATGTGATGAATTAGATCTTTGTCCCGGTGGAGATGATAATCTTGATTCGGATGGCGATGGAATAGCAAATTATTGTGATAATTGCCCTCTAGTCCATAATTTAGATCAAGTTGACAGTGATGAAGATAGGGTTGGTGATGCGTGCGATAATTGCTCACAAGTCTCAAATTCAGATCAAAATGATAAAGATGCTGATGGAGTAGGGGATCAATGCGATACGTGTACGGACAGCGATCAAGATGGTTTTGGGGATCCAGGCTCACCAAACAATACGTGTGAAGAGGACAACTGTCCTTACAAATATAATCCTGATCAAAATGATACCGATGGTGATGGCATGGGTGATGCCTGCGATATCTGTCCGGCTGGTGACAACAGTGCCGATGAAGACAGCGATGGTATACCTGATGGATGTGATTATTGCCCTGCTAATGCCAGTAACGATTGTACAGCAGCCTTGGATGATGCAGATGGCGATGCCATCCCAGATAATTGGGATAACTGCCCATCTGATGCTAACGCTAGCCAATCAGATTACGATGGTGATGGCATTGGCGATGCCTGCGATACGTGTACGGATATCGATGGTGATGGCGTAGGTGATGCTGGTTTTACCAATACCACCTGTTCAGTAGGAAACGGCCCAGACAATTGCCCCTTTAAGGCTAACCCAAGCCAAACAGATACCGACTTAGATAGTATGGGCGATGCCTGCGATATCTGTCCGGCTGGTGACAACAGTGCCGATGAAGACAGCGATGGTATACCTGATGGATGTGATTATTGCCCTGCTAACGCCAGCAACGATTGTACAGCAGCCTTGGATGATGCAGATGGCGATGCCATCCCAGATAATTGGGATAACTGCCCATCTGATGCTAACGCTAGCCAATCAGATTACGATGGTGATGGCATTGGCGATGCCTGCGATACGTGTACGGATATCGATGGTGATGGCGTAGGTGATGCAGGCTTCACCAATACCACCTGTTCAGTAGGAAACGGCCCAGATAACTGCCCATTTAAGGCTAACCCAAGCCAAAGTGATAGCGACTTAGATAGTATGGGTGATGCCTGTGATATTTGCCCTGCAGGTGATAACAGTGCCGATGAAGACAGCGATGGCATCCCTGATGGATGTGATTATTGCCCCGGCAATGCTAGCAACGATTGTACTGCAGCCTTGGATGATACAGATGGTGATGCCGTCCCAGATAATTGGGATAACTGCCCATCTGATGCTAACGCTAGCCAATCAGATTACGATGGTGATGGCATTGGTGATGCCTGCGATACGTGTACCGATATTGATGGTGATGGCGTAGGTGATGCAGGCTTCACCAATACCACCTGTTCAGTAGGAAACGGCCCAGACAATTGCCCATTTAAGGCTAACCCAAGCCAAAGTGATAGCGACTTAGATAGTATGGGTGATGCCTGTGATATTTGCCCTGGTAGTGTTAGTAATGATTGTACAGCAGCCTTGAGTGATACAGATGGCGATGCCGTCCCAGATAATTGGGATAACTGCCCATCTGATGCTAACGCTAGCCAATCAGATTACGATGGTGATGGCATTGGCGATGCCTGCGATACGTGTACGGATATCGATGGTGATGGCGTAGGTGATGCTGGTTTTACCAATACCACCTGTTCAGTAGGAAACGGCCCAGACAATTGCCCCTTTAAGTTTAATCCAACTCAGACAGATATGGATATGGATGGCATGGGTGATGCCTGCGATATTTGTCCTGCTGGTGATAACGATATAGATGAAGATGGTGATGGTATAGCAGATGCTTGTGACTATTGTTTAGGTGATGCGAGCAATGTGTGTACTGAATTGTTGGGTGATGTCGATAGTGACGGTGTTCCAGATGAATGGGATAACTGTCCTTCTGTAGATAATGGAACCCAGGCAGACTATGACAGCGATAGTATCGGTGATGCCTGTGACCTTTGTAATGATATAGACAATGATGGTGTAGGTGATCCAGGTTTTTTCAACCCATCTTGTCCTGTATCACTTTTTAATGAGATATGCGCTGATAATCCAGATTCCTTAGAGTGTATAAGGTTGGAAGTTATCGATAATTGTCCATTTCAAAACAATCCCGATCAAAAAGACACTGATGGCGATGGTATTGGAGATGCCTGTGATATTTGTCCTGCCGGCGATAATGATTTAGACGAAGATGGAGACGGAATTGCTGATGCCTGTGATTTTTGTTTGGGCGATGCGAGCAACACCTGTACAGCGGCCTTAAGCGATACAGATGGAGATGGTATTCCAAATAATTGGGATAATTGCCCTTCATTGTCTAATTTTTATCAAGCAGATCGTGATGGAGATGGAATAGGAGATGCCTGTGATGATTGTACCGATTCAGATAGTGATGGAATAAGAGATCCAAACACTCCTAATGATAACTGCGAAAATAGTGCAGTAGATAATTGTCCTTTTGATGCCAATCCTGATCAATCCGATATAGATAATGATTCAATAGGTGACCTGTGCGATAAATGTCCTGCAGATGCAGATTATTTAAATAGTGAAAATGATGAATCAGATATTGATGGAGATGGAATTTGTAATTCTATCGATATCTGTAAGGAGGATCCGCAAAATCAATGTTTGAGTTTTGCTGATATTGATGGAGATAAAATTCCTGATGATTGGGATAATTGCCGAAGCATTTTTAATCCTAAGCAAGGAGACCGGGATGATGATGGAATAGGCAATGAATGTGATCCGTGCACAGATTTTGATGGTGATGGATTGGGCGATCCTGGTTATCCTCGCAATAGTTGTCCAGTTGATAACTGTACCTTTGAACCCAATCCCGATCAACTTGACAGCGATGATGACGGCAAAGGAGATGCCTGCGATTTTGATGATCCACCGATCAATAAAGAATATTATATTGCGCCGCCACCTCCGGTAGTCCCCTCTCCTATAGATGAGAACGTTTCTAAAAATCCTAAATTCGATTTTGAAAATAATAATGAACAACAAGCCGATCATGAAACAAATTATCAAAATAGTTATAAAGAAAAAAACACCAAAGAACGTGAGCAGCAATTAGGCAGAAAAAACAAAAACAGTTCATCTGGTTGCTCCATGAATAAAGCTCAGCAGACCGAAACAGAAAGTCTGCTTTCCACTATAGTGCTGATAATGTTTTATATTTTGAGACAGCACCGAAATAAAATTAAACAAAGATAA
- a CDS encoding YegS/Rv2252/BmrU family lipid kinase has product MKKSLAFIINPASAFGKTKKKIKAILKEVKEQRSDAEIFETYHPLHAISLTKEALKNGSERIVVVGGDGTLNEVVNGFFDQNGELINKNASLAIIPSGSGSDFVRNLPQKENLSEAVDFAINGQESLCDVGFIEAKDANSKNISRYFINVSSIGLSGLVAGFMRTTTRKFGPTAAYFMSTVKAIKALEPQTIVISDEHGVENMIPNCSLVSFANGKFYGSGMKIAPMAKLDDGLFDVIAIKDLSVGFFLMNGYRVYQGTHLELDNVNVSKVSSCYVRSLGNTPVYIETDGELFAQLPAQFSVKKRILAVVKS; this is encoded by the coding sequence ATGAAAAAATCGCTAGCTTTTATTATTAATCCTGCCTCCGCCTTTGGAAAGACAAAGAAAAAAATTAAGGCAATTCTTAAAGAAGTCAAAGAACAGCGAAGCGATGCTGAAATCTTTGAAACCTATCATCCGCTGCATGCCATTTCGCTCACCAAAGAAGCATTAAAAAACGGCAGTGAGCGTATTGTAGTAGTGGGGGGCGATGGAACTCTTAATGAAGTTGTGAATGGTTTCTTTGATCAAAATGGCGAACTTATCAATAAAAATGCATCATTAGCTATTATACCGAGCGGATCTGGATCTGACTTTGTGCGCAATCTTCCACAAAAAGAAAACTTAAGTGAGGCGGTAGACTTTGCTATTAACGGACAAGAAAGTTTGTGCGATGTGGGCTTTATAGAAGCAAAAGATGCTAACAGCAAAAACATAAGTCGCTATTTTATCAATGTATCAAGCATTGGTCTGTCGGGACTTGTGGCTGGTTTCATGCGAACTACCACAAGGAAATTTGGCCCCACAGCTGCATATTTTATGTCTACCGTAAAAGCTATTAAGGCGCTTGAGCCACAAACTATTGTTATAAGCGATGAGCATGGGGTAGAGAACATGATTCCCAACTGTAGTTTAGTCAGTTTTGCTAATGGAAAATTTTATGGCAGCGGCATGAAAATAGCCCCCATGGCAAAGTTGGACGATGGTCTGTTTGATGTGATTGCCATCAAGGACTTGAGTGTTGGGTTTTTTCTTATGAATGGCTACCGTGTTTATCAGGGAACTCATCTTGAGCTTGATAATGTCAATGTTAGTAAAGTAAGTTCATGCTATGTACGTTCTTTGGGAAACACACCTGTTTACATAGAAACAGATGGGGAGTTATTTGCTCAACTGCCAGCTCAATTTTCTGTCAAAAAACGAATACTAGCAGTCGTTAAAAGCTAA
- a CDS encoding Na+/H+ antiporter NhaC family protein yields MNQTEPDKPKLGGLSLLPLFTFLLIYMSAGIWFSYHGHQMAFYQFPAPSCAFFGFFVALIIGYKNLHYHINNFIDGIGNNTVILMCLIFLLAGAFSSLTQATGSVDSTVNLGLYLLPDNLLLPGLFLISCFISFSMGTSMGTISTIIPIALGLSQSLNLHLPLVAATVIGGAMFGDNLSVISDTTIAATGTQGCQMKEKMAVNVRIAFPAAVLVFALLFFAGGGESQAHVGDFSLIKILPYALVLALAVFGVHVVIILSAGIVAAIFIGLVCENFQIIEVGKIIYDGFISMTDVFLVTFLIAGLAAIASKEGGIEFLLKKLSPLAIGKKSAQAVIAVCVAITDICIANNTVAILFSGPIAKKLADKFAIQPGKTASILDVFSCVLQGVIPHGAQILLAGGLCQISGFDILPYSYYPALLALFAIVDIIFMSNKKYAD; encoded by the coding sequence ATGAATCAAACTGAGCCTGATAAACCAAAACTCGGCGGACTTTCTCTGCTCCCGCTTTTCACATTTTTGCTTATTTATATGAGCGCGGGTATTTGGTTTAGTTATCATGGTCACCAAATGGCGTTCTACCAATTTCCAGCACCCAGCTGTGCTTTTTTTGGCTTCTTCGTTGCGCTCATCATTGGCTACAAAAATCTTCACTACCACATCAATAACTTTATCGATGGCATTGGCAACAACACTGTAATTTTAATGTGCTTGATTTTTTTATTGGCGGGAGCTTTTTCCTCGCTCACCCAAGCAACAGGATCGGTAGATTCAACTGTAAACTTAGGTCTTTATCTTTTGCCCGATAATCTTTTGCTCCCTGGTCTCTTTCTTATTTCATGCTTTATTTCTTTTTCCATGGGAACTTCCATGGGAACCATCTCTACCATAATTCCCATAGCCCTAGGCTTATCCCAAAGCCTCAATCTTCATCTGCCCTTGGTTGCGGCAACCGTTATCGGCGGAGCCATGTTTGGCGATAATCTTTCCGTAATCTCTGATACAACCATCGCAGCCACTGGCACACAGGGCTGTCAAATGAAAGAAAAAATGGCGGTCAACGTCAGGATTGCCTTTCCCGCAGCGGTTTTGGTTTTTGCGTTGCTCTTTTTTGCTGGAGGCGGTGAAAGTCAGGCCCATGTCGGCGATTTTTCTTTAATAAAAATTTTGCCCTATGCTTTAGTGCTGGCCCTCGCTGTTTTTGGCGTGCACGTGGTCATCATTTTAAGTGCAGGAATAGTAGCTGCTATATTCATTGGTTTAGTCTGTGAAAATTTTCAAATCATTGAGGTCGGCAAAATTATCTATGATGGTTTTATTTCAATGACCGACGTCTTCTTAGTGACATTTTTGATAGCAGGTCTCGCAGCTATTGCTTCAAAAGAGGGTGGAATCGAATTTCTCTTAAAAAAACTTTCACCCTTAGCCATTGGCAAGAAAAGTGCTCAAGCGGTAATCGCCGTGTGCGTTGCTATCACGGATATTTGCATCGCCAACAACACAGTGGCAATTTTATTTAGTGGGCCTATCGCCAAAAAATTGGCAGACAAGTTTGCTATCCAACCAGGAAAAACAGCCAGTATTTTGGATGTTTTCAGCTGCGTGTTGCAAGGTGTGATTCCTCATGGTGCGCAAATATTATTAGCAGGAGGGCTTTGCCAAATATCTGGCTTTGATATTTTGCCCTACTCTTACTATCCAGCTTTGCTGGCTTTATTCGCCATAGTGGATATTATTTTTATGAGCAATAAAAAATATGCAGACTAA
- a CDS encoding rhodanese-related sulfurtransferase: protein MIMIVVAALYKFADLPDFVYLRTRLMELCESHQIKGSLLLAREGINGTVAGSRNAIDALKSFIDDDKRFLGIEYKESFASSNPFPRMKVKLKKEIVTLGRVEANPNEIVGTYVDPKQWNKIISQDDVVVIDTRNNYEVELGSFKNALNPKTETFREFPDFVTKNLDPKKHKKIAMMCTGGIRCEKASSLMKKMGFEEVYHLKGGILKYLEETPKSESLWLGECFVFDNRVTVDHDMKPGNYFLCHGCRNPITKKDMESELYVKGVSCPKCHNKRSAQQIASSKARQRQIELARAQGKCHMVGVN from the coding sequence ATGATTATGATAGTTGTTGCGGCTCTTTATAAATTTGCAGATCTTCCTGACTTTGTTTACTTGCGCACAAGACTGATGGAGCTTTGTGAATCGCACCAGATAAAAGGATCGCTTTTACTGGCTCGCGAAGGAATAAATGGAACCGTGGCGGGAAGCCGTAATGCCATCGATGCACTTAAGAGTTTTATCGATGATGATAAAAGATTTTTAGGTATTGAATATAAAGAATCATTTGCAAGCTCAAATCCGTTTCCCCGTATGAAAGTAAAACTCAAAAAAGAAATTGTTACTTTAGGAAGAGTAGAGGCCAATCCCAATGAAATCGTTGGCACCTATGTCGATCCCAAACAATGGAATAAAATTATCTCTCAGGATGATGTGGTAGTCATAGATACCCGTAACAACTATGAAGTTGAGCTTGGAAGCTTCAAAAACGCACTCAACCCCAAAACCGAGACTTTTCGTGAATTTCCAGACTTTGTCACAAAAAATCTGGATCCCAAAAAACATAAAAAAATTGCTATGATGTGCACCGGCGGGATCCGCTGTGAAAAGGCTAGCTCGTTGATGAAAAAAATGGGTTTTGAAGAGGTTTATCACTTAAAGGGTGGCATCTTAAAATATCTTGAAGAAACCCCAAAAAGTGAAAGCCTTTGGCTGGGTGAGTGCTTTGTTTTTGATAATCGAGTCACTGTTGATCACGACATGAAACCAGGAAATTATTTTTTGTGTCATGGCTGCAGAAATCCCATCACCAAAAAGGATATGGAATCAGAGCTCTATGTAAAAGGTGTTTCATGCCCCAAATGCCACAACAAAAGAAGTGCTCAACAGATTGCCAGCTCTAAAGCTCGACAAAGACAGATTGAGCTTGCTCGGGCCCAGGGAAAATGTCACATGGTAGGCGTAAACTAG